Proteins from one Salaquimonas pukyongi genomic window:
- the tesB gene encoding acyl-CoA thioesterase II, translating to MSKAVKTLLSTLDLEPIEVNLFRGISPKVGWQRVFGGQVIGQALVAAQRTVKAERKVHSLHGYFMRPGDPENPIIYEVDRIRDGGSFTTRRVVAIQHGHAIFSMSASFQIEEGGLEHAIDMPDVPRPEQLASEKELAEQFIDHAPENVRKYWQRERPIELRPTDLTHYISRKKLPPRQHVWFRATGPLPDNPAVQAAVLAYASDMTLLDTSLYAHGRAVFDPALQVASLDHAMWFHRPINMEKWHLYTQDSPNASGARGFTRGSIYSEDGELVASAAQEGLIRLRDPAHKSST from the coding sequence TTGTCGAAAGCTGTCAAAACCCTCCTGTCCACCCTTGATCTTGAACCCATCGAGGTAAACCTGTTTCGCGGCATCAGCCCGAAGGTTGGCTGGCAGCGGGTGTTCGGGGGACAAGTAATCGGCCAGGCACTGGTCGCAGCACAAAGAACAGTAAAAGCCGAGCGCAAGGTACATTCCTTGCACGGCTATTTCATGCGGCCCGGCGATCCGGAAAACCCCATCATTTATGAGGTGGACCGCATTCGCGACGGCGGCAGTTTCACCACCCGCCGCGTGGTGGCGATCCAGCACGGCCATGCCATCTTTTCCATGTCCGCTTCCTTCCAGATCGAGGAAGGGGGTCTGGAACATGCCATCGACATGCCTGATGTTCCCCGGCCCGAACAGCTGGCCAGCGAAAAGGAACTCGCCGAGCAGTTCATCGATCACGCCCCGGAGAATGTCCGCAAATACTGGCAACGCGAACGGCCGATAGAATTGCGGCCGACCGACCTGACCCACTACATTTCGCGCAAGAAGCTGCCACCGCGCCAGCACGTCTGGTTTCGTGCAACCGGCCCCCTGCCGGACAATCCCGCCGTTCAGGCCGCTGTGCTTGCCTATGCTTCCGACATGACCCTGCTGGACACATCGCTGTATGCCCACGGGCGGGCCGTGTTTGACCCCGCATTGCAAGTCGCAAGCCTGGATCATGCCATGTGGTTCCACCGTCCCATCAACATGGAGAAATGGCACTTGTACACCCAGGACAGCCCCAATGCCTCCGGGGCAAGAGGGTTTACCCGCGGCAGCATATACTCCGAAGATGGCGAACTGGTTGCATCTGCTGCCCAGGAAGGGCTGATACGGCTTCGCGACCCCGCGCACAAAAGCAGCACCTGA
- a CDS encoding ammonium transporter, protein MRLKPTIFPAGATPLPKGQYRGLLLAGLTTFLLLAPGASAQETTAPAPAMAADTAYIFNTLLFLIGGFLVMWMAAGFAMLEAGLVRSKNVSMQCAKNIALYSIAGLMYWLIGYNLMYTGVDGGYMGSFSLIYDLDPVGLKDADPAALLDTGYSTASDWFFQMVFVATAASIVSGTLAERIKLWPFLAFVVLLTGFIYPIAGSWQWGGGWLSEMGFSDFAGSTLVHSVGGWAALTGAIILGARNGKYQGGRVTPMPGSSIPLATLGTFILWLGWFGFNGASQLAMGTISDVSDVSRIFVNTNMAAAAGVVVTMVLLQLIYKRVDVTMTLNGALAGLVAITAEPLAPSVLQAVFIGGVGGVIVVLTVPLLDRLQIDDVVGAIPVHLIAGIWGTLIVPLSNSETSYGVQLVGILAYGAFTVVASAIIWLALRAIVGIRVSEEEEMIGLDKAEIGVEAYPEFAIN, encoded by the coding sequence ATGCGATTGAAACCCACCATTTTTCCCGCAGGCGCAACCCCGCTGCCAAAAGGGCAATATCGGGGTCTGCTGCTTGCCGGCCTAACCACATTCCTGTTGCTGGCTCCAGGCGCATCAGCCCAGGAAACCACCGCTCCCGCACCTGCGATGGCAGCTGATACCGCCTACATCTTCAACACCCTGCTGTTTCTGATCGGCGGCTTTCTCGTCATGTGGATGGCGGCGGGTTTTGCCATGCTGGAAGCGGGGCTGGTGCGCTCCAAGAACGTTTCCATGCAATGCGCCAAAAACATCGCGCTCTATTCGATAGCCGGCCTTATGTATTGGCTGATCGGTTACAACCTCATGTATACCGGCGTGGACGGTGGATACATGGGATCCTTCTCGCTGATCTATGATCTCGATCCCGTTGGCCTTAAAGACGCCGACCCGGCAGCGCTGCTAGACACCGGCTATTCAACGGCATCCGACTGGTTCTTCCAGATGGTCTTTGTCGCAACAGCGGCCTCCATCGTATCGGGAACCCTCGCCGAACGCATCAAATTATGGCCGTTCCTCGCATTCGTGGTCTTGCTGACGGGCTTCATCTATCCGATCGCCGGCTCCTGGCAGTGGGGTGGCGGCTGGTTGTCCGAAATGGGTTTCTCCGATTTTGCCGGTTCAACCCTAGTTCACTCGGTCGGCGGCTGGGCAGCGCTCACCGGTGCCATCATCCTCGGCGCGCGTAATGGCAAATATCAGGGCGGGCGAGTCACCCCGATGCCGGGCTCTTCCATCCCCCTTGCCACGCTTGGCACGTTCATCCTCTGGCTTGGCTGGTTCGGCTTCAACGGCGCTTCCCAGCTTGCCATGGGTACGATCAGCGATGTTTCGGACGTGTCCCGCATCTTCGTGAATACCAACATGGCAGCCGCGGCAGGTGTGGTCGTTACCATGGTCCTGTTACAGCTCATCTACAAGCGGGTTGATGTCACCATGACGCTCAACGGCGCGCTTGCCGGCCTGGTGGCGATAACCGCTGAACCGCTTGCCCCAAGCGTGTTGCAGGCCGTGTTCATCGGCGGCGTTGGCGGCGTCATCGTTGTGTTGACGGTGCCGCTGCTCGACAGGCTGCAAATCGACGATGTGGTGGGTGCCATTCCGGTCCACCTGATTGCCGGCATCTGGGGAACGCTGATCGTGCCGCTCTCCAATTCGGAAACCTCCTATGGTGTTCAGCTTGTCGGCATCCTTGCCTATGGCGCCTTCACCGTTGTTGCTTCCGCAATCATCTGGCTGGCGCTCAGGGCCATTGTCGGCATCCGGGTATCGGAGGAAGAAGAGATGATCGGCCTCGACAAGGCGGAGATCGGTGTTGAAGCCTATCCCGAATTCGCCATCAACTAG
- a CDS encoding YadA-like family protein, which produces MTGTPAVDLGATLSPASPIGISSISFPSISIAGGTITIPSVPLFPGAQLLPGFAPAPALEASLDIPATTGAIAALDIVKQSIDLDEKAQDVPFCDQDFVGTVRVLNADLSQGAAGPGLDVSGKALFRGDVDIDQNLLLDGAGSSVRFENGISIIGGTSGQTAMAGTSSSIAIGGNSNAVGVNDLAVGTGATADGPGATALGAGASATAESAVAVGSGAQATMTGAIAIGGNARATNVMAVAIGQGAIASGSTAVGGGAVASGANAAAFGMFAMATGANSTALGENSAAGGTDSTALGESASAAQNNTIAIGRGVTTVRANQVLIGNAQNTYSAPGIASSASLASQGAAVGVVTSDEAGNLAVDRNLYNQVSGISQELQSIRSDVDTNRAGIAMAMALQTPWVPETKQYSLNFSTGFFQGKQAGALSLAARVNDIIQVNGGLAMGFDNRDLGGRIGVTVSW; this is translated from the coding sequence TTGACAGGAACACCTGCGGTAGATCTCGGCGCGACCTTGTCGCCTGCTTCCCCGATCGGCATCTCATCCATCAGTTTCCCGTCAATTTCGATTGCCGGTGGAACCATCACGATTCCCAGCGTTCCTCTTTTTCCGGGCGCCCAGCTGCTTCCCGGTTTTGCACCAGCTCCCGCTCTTGAAGCCAGTCTGGATATTCCTGCCACCACCGGCGCAATCGCCGCATTGGACATTGTCAAGCAATCGATTGATCTCGACGAAAAGGCGCAAGATGTACCGTTCTGCGATCAGGATTTCGTCGGCACGGTTCGAGTGTTGAACGCCGACCTCAGCCAAGGGGCAGCGGGTCCTGGCCTGGATGTTTCCGGCAAGGCGTTGTTCCGGGGGGATGTCGACATCGATCAGAACCTGTTGCTTGATGGTGCGGGAAGCTCGGTACGGTTTGAAAACGGCATCTCCATTATCGGAGGAACCTCGGGTCAGACTGCAATGGCGGGCACGTCAAGCTCAATCGCGATCGGTGGTAATTCAAATGCGGTTGGGGTCAATGACCTGGCGGTTGGAACGGGCGCAACGGCTGATGGTCCGGGAGCAACGGCGCTTGGTGCCGGTGCATCTGCAACCGCAGAGTCCGCGGTTGCGGTGGGTTCCGGCGCCCAAGCCACGATGACCGGGGCAATCGCAATTGGTGGAAATGCCCGTGCAACGAACGTGATGGCGGTGGCCATTGGCCAGGGGGCGATCGCTTCCGGTTCGACAGCAGTTGGCGGCGGTGCAGTTGCATCCGGCGCAAACGCCGCCGCATTCGGCATGTTTGCGATGGCCACCGGCGCCAATTCGACGGCGCTCGGTGAAAATTCAGCTGCCGGGGGTACCGATTCCACTGCGCTTGGTGAAAGCGCGTCTGCAGCACAGAACAATACAATTGCAATCGGCCGCGGCGTGACCACGGTGCGTGCCAATCAGGTACTGATCGGCAATGCGCAAAACACCTATTCGGCGCCGGGGATAGCATCATCGGCAAGCCTCGCTTCCCAAGGGGCTGCTGTGGGGGTTGTTACATCCGACGAAGCCGGAAACCTTGCTGTTGATCGTAACCTGTATAATCAGGTCAGCGGCATTTCGCAGGAGCTTCAGTCAATTCGTTCCGATGTCGATACAAACCGTGCAGGCATTGCAATGGCAATGGCTTTGCAAACACCCTGGGTGCCGGAAACCAAGCAGTACTCCCTGAATTTCTCGACCGGCTTTTTCCAGGGAAAACAAGCCGGCGCCTTGTCGCTTGCCGCACGGGTGAACGATATCATTCAGGTAAATGGCGGCTTGGCGATGGGCTTCGACAATCGCGACCTTGGGGGAAGAATCGGAGTAACGGTGAGCTGGTGA
- a CDS encoding P-II family nitrogen regulator, whose amino-acid sequence MKLITAVIKPFRLDAVREALTDLGIEGLTVTEVKGYGRQKGHTEIYRGAEYAVHFLPKLKLEIAVTKDAATKVVEAIAETARTGQIGDGKIFVLDLEEAIRIRTGERNTDAL is encoded by the coding sequence ATGAAACTCATAACAGCGGTCATCAAGCCGTTTCGCCTTGACGCCGTTCGCGAAGCGCTGACGGACCTCGGCATCGAAGGGCTGACCGTGACCGAAGTGAAGGGTTACGGGCGGCAGAAGGGCCATACGGAAATCTACCGGGGGGCGGAATACGCGGTTCACTTCCTTCCCAAACTCAAGCTGGAAATTGCAGTCACCAAGGATGCCGCCACCAAGGTTGTCGAGGCAATCGCAGAAACTGCCAGAACCGGCCAGATCGGCGACGGCAAAATTTTTGTTCTCGACCTTGAAGAGGCGATCCGCATCCGCACCGGCGAAAGAAACACCGATGCGCTTTAG
- a CDS encoding ubiquinone biosynthesis hydroxylase yields MNSKNSKSTARAAKSEREKTAGQPYDIVVAGGGYVGLSVAVAIAEQSPRMRILVAEFADESALERDERASAIAAAACRMLKTLDVWREIEADAQPIHEMIVTDSKLTDVARPVFLTFGKAANGDDAGGRKPAALDEPFAHMVPNRTMVRALRRRAAELGVELRYSTGVSSFSEGEASMGVMLTSGEVVQSRLLVAADGVRSKLREMAGIKIVHWPYDQFGIVTTVAHERDHHGRAEEHFLPAGPFAILPLKGKRSSLVWTENSRDTERLMALDDFAFELELERRFGHKLGEISLDGPKKAFPLGLTLARETVKNRFVLVGDAAHGVHPISGQGLNLGFKDAAALAETIVEADRLGLDIGLLSVLERYQMWRRFDTVRMGVTTDVLNRLFSNDNPVLRIMRDVGLGMVDRMPGLKKVFIAQAAGNQPGNPRLLRGEPI; encoded by the coding sequence ATGAATAGCAAGAACTCCAAAAGCACCGCCCGCGCGGCAAAATCCGAAAGGGAAAAGACCGCCGGTCAGCCCTATGACATTGTCGTTGCCGGTGGGGGGTATGTTGGTCTCAGTGTGGCGGTGGCGATTGCCGAGCAGTCACCCCGAATGCGGATATTGGTGGCCGAATTTGCCGATGAAAGTGCGCTGGAACGCGATGAGCGGGCATCAGCAATCGCCGCGGCCGCATGCCGGATGCTTAAGACGCTGGACGTGTGGCGGGAAATCGAGGCCGATGCCCAGCCCATCCACGAGATGATCGTCACGGATTCAAAACTTACCGACGTGGCAAGGCCGGTCTTTCTGACTTTCGGCAAGGCTGCCAATGGGGATGATGCGGGCGGGCGGAAACCGGCTGCACTGGACGAGCCGTTTGCCCATATGGTTCCCAACCGCACCATGGTGCGTGCGCTGCGCAGGCGTGCTGCCGAGCTTGGCGTCGAACTGCGCTATTCAACCGGTGTTTCCTCCTTCAGCGAAGGCGAGGCTTCGATGGGGGTGATGCTGACCAGTGGCGAGGTGGTGCAAAGCAGGCTTCTCGTTGCTGCAGATGGCGTGCGTTCGAAACTCAGAGAAATGGCAGGAATCAAGATCGTGCACTGGCCGTACGACCAGTTTGGCATCGTTACCACCGTTGCCCACGAACGCGATCATCACGGCAGGGCGGAAGAACATTTTCTGCCTGCCGGTCCATTTGCCATTCTGCCGCTCAAGGGAAAGCGCTCCTCGCTGGTGTGGACTGAAAACAGCCGCGATACCGAGCGGTTGATGGCGCTCGATGATTTTGCCTTCGAACTGGAACTGGAACGCCGTTTTGGCCACAAGCTGGGGGAAATTTCGCTGGACGGGCCGAAGAAGGCCTTTCCGCTCGGCCTGACGCTTGCCCGGGAGACGGTAAAAAACCGTTTCGTGCTGGTCGGGGATGCAGCCCATGGGGTGCATCCAATTTCCGGGCAGGGGCTTAATCTTGGCTTCAAGGATGCCGCTGCGCTGGCAGAGACGATTGTGGAAGCAGACCGGTTAGGCCTTGATATCGGGCTGTTGTCGGTGCTGGAGCGCTATCAGATGTGGCGGCGGTTCGACACGGTGCGGATGGGCGTGACAACCGATGTGCTGAACCGGCTGTTCTCCAACGACAACCCGGTATTGCGCATCATGCGCGATGTCGGGCTGGGAATGGTGGACCGGATGCCGGGCCTGAAGAAAGTCTTTATTGCCCAGGCCGCAGGCAACCAGCCGGGCAATCCAAGGCTGCTGCGCGGCGAGCCGATCTGA
- a CDS encoding LON peptidase substrate-binding domain-containing protein yields MKAGNAEYLAVLDFPDVIPVFPLAGALLLPGGNLPLNIFEPRYLAMTEHALATDRLIGMIQPDPASNPGDARPALCKMGCIGRLTAFQESGDGRYAINLTGICRFSIEKEEPPLNGFRQVRFTISESDLDFGGGDETVKLDDREGLIDTLRKYLAANGMDANWEAVEQTDDEMLVTALCMMSPYGPAEKQALLEADDLNTRAETLIAITEIAMARDGGSTAIQ; encoded by the coding sequence ATGAAAGCTGGTAATGCAGAATATCTGGCAGTTCTGGATTTTCCGGACGTCATTCCGGTATTTCCACTTGCAGGTGCACTGCTGTTGCCGGGAGGCAACCTGCCGCTGAACATCTTCGAACCGCGATATCTGGCGATGACCGAACATGCACTGGCCACCGACCGGCTCATTGGCATGATTCAACCCGATCCCGCATCCAATCCCGGGGATGCCCGCCCTGCGCTCTGCAAGATGGGTTGCATCGGGCGGCTGACAGCGTTTCAGGAAAGCGGTGATGGACGCTATGCGATCAATCTTACCGGCATCTGCCGCTTCAGTATCGAGAAGGAAGAACCGCCCCTCAACGGCTTTCGGCAGGTGAGGTTCACCATATCGGAAAGCGACCTCGACTTTGGCGGCGGCGATGAAACGGTGAAACTGGACGATCGCGAGGGATTGATCGATACGCTGCGCAAATACCTTGCGGCAAACGGCATGGACGCGAACTGGGAAGCCGTCGAGCAAACCGACGACGAAATGCTCGTCACCGCACTTTGCATGATGTCGCCCTATGGCCCTGCCGAAAAGCAGGCGCTTCTGGAAGCAGACGATCTCAACACCCGCGCCGAAACGCTGATCGCGATCACGGAAATTGCCATGGCAAGGGATGGTGGAAGCACGGCCATCCAATAG
- a CDS encoding prolyl-tRNA synthetase associated domain-containing protein, with protein sequence MSSDTKVAATDSNRQPATPEELLCLLDELGIEHETHHHEPVFTVEESEHVTATIPGGHTKNLFVKDKKGNFFLIVAGNHARIPLNRIHGLIGAQGRVSFCNGEKLMELLGVAPGSVNAFAPMNDHENRVKVIIDEPLLENDQINCHPLINDKTTTISREDLLRFLEHVGHPPQVIRLSETQGD encoded by the coding sequence ATGAGTTCAGATACGAAAGTAGCAGCCACAGACAGCAACCGGCAGCCGGCAACACCGGAGGAACTGCTCTGCCTTCTCGATGAACTGGGTATCGAACACGAAACCCATCATCACGAACCGGTTTTCACCGTGGAAGAGTCCGAGCATGTCACCGCAACGATCCCCGGCGGTCATACCAAGAACCTGTTCGTAAAGGACAAAAAGGGCAATTTCTTCCTGATTGTTGCCGGCAATCATGCCAGGATCCCGCTTAACCGGATCCATGGGCTGATCGGCGCTCAAGGCCGTGTTTCCTTCTGCAATGGGGAAAAGCTGATGGAACTGCTTGGTGTTGCGCCCGGTTCGGTAAACGCATTTGCCCCCATGAACGATCATGAAAACCGGGTAAAGGTCATCATCGACGAACCGCTGCTGGAAAACGATCAGATCAACTGCCACCCATTGATCAACGACAAGACAACCACCATCTCCCGGGAAGACTTGCTGCGCTTTCTTGAACATGTCGGCCACCCGCCTCAGGTGATCCGGCTGTCGGAAACGCAGGGCGATTGA
- a CDS encoding Crp/Fnr family transcriptional regulator encodes MQDLSGISLFHSLSPEQSTRFASSCTWRDYGEHELVIDIEDTSTDVRFIVTGAVRVIIRIAVGKEVILGEMSEGSFFGEISAIDNSPRSANVTTLTRSRICTMPASVFRTILSESPEVAMEIMQLFAARIRSLNMRLAEHSFLQAKHRLYSELLRLSRVRSANPDHRIVSPPPTQRELAERIGTRREVVSRELNQLERDGHIEKARGGIIISNVAELQHRISEGWEGS; translated from the coding sequence ATGCAGGACCTTTCAGGGATTTCGCTGTTTCATTCCCTGTCCCCGGAGCAATCCACCCGTTTCGCAAGCAGTTGCACCTGGCGCGATTACGGCGAGCACGAACTTGTCATTGACATAGAAGACACCAGCACCGATGTCCGCTTTATCGTTACCGGGGCCGTACGGGTTATCATACGCATTGCTGTCGGCAAGGAGGTTATCCTTGGCGAGATGTCGGAAGGCTCGTTTTTCGGGGAAATCTCCGCGATCGACAACTCGCCCCGTTCGGCAAATGTGACCACCCTGACCAGGTCACGCATCTGCACCATGCCCGCATCGGTTTTCAGAACCATTTTGTCGGAGTCGCCGGAAGTTGCCATGGAAATCATGCAGCTTTTCGCCGCACGCATCCGGTCTTTGAACATGCGGCTGGCAGAGCATTCGTTTCTGCAGGCAAAGCACCGCCTTTATTCGGAACTGCTGCGGCTGTCGCGCGTCCGCTCCGCCAATCCCGACCACCGCATCGTTTCGCCGCCGCCCACCCAGCGTGAACTGGCAGAGCGCATCGGCACAAGGCGGGAGGTGGTTTCGCGCGAATTGAACCAGCTCGAACGCGACGGCCACATCGAGAAGGCTCGCGGCGGCATCATCATTTCGAATGTCGCCGAATTACAGCATCGCATTTCCGAAGGCTGGGAAGGTAGCTAG
- a CDS encoding Trm112 family protein — protein sequence MPDTPKPDPYLLTTLVCPVSGGILSLSRKGHELVSPGARIAYPIRDGIPIMVPGEARALTEAEIAGLANKKQRKK from the coding sequence ATGCCCGATACACCAAAGCCCGACCCTTATCTTCTGACCACGCTGGTCTGTCCGGTATCGGGCGGGATTTTGTCCCTGTCGCGAAAGGGCCATGAACTCGTTTCGCCGGGCGCACGGATTGCCTATCCCATTCGCGATGGAATCCCCATCATGGTACCTGGCGAAGCAAGGGCGCTCACTGAGGCCGAAATCGCAGGGTTGGCAAACAAGAAACAGCGCAAAAAGTAA
- the trxA gene encoding thioredoxin, with product MSTDKYGFGNQFSAGVNYEKKPAQDEADHSTADAGGALSGLGTRQPAPSSVTLDLGTPAEPAPVKDISTAEFMTEVIEGSKTSPVLVDFWAPWCGPCKQLGPALEAAVAKAGGKVRLVKMNIDEHPEVAGQMGIQSIPAVVAFVSGQPKDAFMGVRTEQEIAKFIEKLAGPSGPSKLEEALETASGLAEQGQTEEAAGIYGAILQQQPDNADALAGYGNLLVKDGKIDEAKSVLQMAGSVSGHQGLEALGAAIELAEQADSIGDFGELEARLAADPGDHQARFDLAIALNGAGKREEAAGHLLEIISRDREWQDDGARSQLLKFFESWGPADPATLAARRKLSSLLFS from the coding sequence ATGAGCACAGACAAATACGGATTCGGCAATCAGTTTTCAGCCGGTGTGAACTACGAAAAGAAACCGGCACAGGATGAAGCGGACCACAGCACCGCGGATGCAGGTGGTGCATTGTCAGGCTTGGGAACACGGCAACCGGCCCCGTCTTCTGTAACCCTTGACTTGGGAACACCGGCTGAGCCGGCGCCGGTGAAGGACATTTCCACCGCCGAGTTCATGACCGAAGTCATCGAGGGCTCGAAGACGTCACCCGTGCTGGTCGACTTCTGGGCGCCCTGGTGCGGTCCTTGCAAGCAATTGGGTCCGGCACTGGAAGCTGCCGTCGCAAAGGCCGGCGGCAAGGTGCGGCTTGTCAAAATGAACATTGACGAGCATCCTGAAGTGGCAGGCCAGATGGGCATACAGTCCATTCCCGCCGTGGTCGCCTTTGTCAGCGGCCAGCCCAAGGATGCATTCATGGGCGTGCGAACCGAACAGGAAATTGCCAAATTCATCGAAAAGCTGGCAGGCCCTTCCGGGCCTTCCAAGCTGGAGGAAGCGCTGGAAACTGCTTCAGGCCTCGCCGAACAGGGACAAACCGAAGAAGCTGCCGGCATTTACGGCGCCATATTGCAACAGCAGCCCGACAATGCCGACGCTCTTGCCGGCTATGGCAACCTGCTGGTGAAGGACGGAAAAATCGACGAGGCAAAATCTGTCCTGCAAATGGCAGGTAGTGTTTCAGGGCATCAGGGCCTGGAAGCCCTGGGCGCAGCCATTGAACTGGCCGAACAGGCTGATTCAATCGGTGATTTTGGCGAACTTGAAGCAAGACTTGCGGCAGACCCCGGCGATCATCAGGCACGCTTTGACCTGGCCATTGCGCTCAACGGTGCAGGAAAGCGCGAAGAGGCCGCCGGTCACCTGCTGGAAATCATCTCCCGGGACAGGGAATGGCAGGACGATGGTGCCCGCTCGCAACTCCTGAAGTTCTTTGAATCATGGGGGCCCGCCGATCCGGCAACCCTGGCTGCGCGGCGCAAGCTCTCCTCGCTCCTGTTCTCCTGA